The Thermoplasma sp. Kam2015 genome includes a window with the following:
- a CDS encoding DUF72 domain-containing protein produces the protein MRIHVGCSGWSYDEWDGVFYPDRVSDKLSFYSMVFNTVEIDSTFYRIPERSTVKRWRKVMAGKPFTFSVKVPGDVTHDSIFSDLGTACNIFGTFKEIVLEELSKDNLLGPVLFQMPPRFDVNGADRLEYLIKCAGIKNVAVEVRNRTLYENSDFRKMIEGLGAVIVDVDSAERRLQRIESNLSWAYVRLHGRTTGGWKAENPFDYRYTDEEIREIASKIESVKYDDIFVYFNNHPHGSAPVNAMMLTRILGISNNAFF, from the coding sequence ATGAGGATACATGTGGGTTGTTCCGGATGGTCATACGATGAATGGGATGGTGTCTTCTATCCGGACCGCGTATCCGATAAGCTTTCATTTTATTCAATGGTATTCAATACTGTAGAAATAGATTCCACATTCTACAGGATTCCGGAGAGATCTACAGTAAAACGCTGGAGAAAGGTGATGGCCGGAAAACCCTTCACATTCTCTGTGAAGGTACCAGGAGATGTGACGCATGATTCCATATTCAGCGACCTTGGCACGGCTTGCAATATCTTCGGGACATTCAAAGAGATCGTTCTTGAGGAACTTTCCAAAGACAATTTACTCGGACCGGTGCTCTTTCAGATGCCTCCAAGATTTGACGTAAATGGCGCAGATCGACTGGAATATCTGATCAAGTGCGCCGGTATAAAAAATGTAGCTGTGGAAGTGAGGAACAGAACGCTCTATGAAAATAGCGATTTCAGAAAAATGATCGAGGGTCTTGGAGCCGTTATTGTTGACGTTGACAGCGCTGAGAGGAGACTTCAGAGGATAGAGAGCAACCTTAGCTGGGCCTATGTCAGGCTCCATGGTAGGACGACCGGTGGCTGGAAAGCTGAAAACCCATTCGATTATAGATACACGGACGAAGAGATAAGAGAGATAGCTTCCAAAATAGAATCAGTAAAATATGATGACATTTTCGTCTATTTTAACAATCATCCACATGGAAGCGCTCCCGTCAACGCCATGATGCTCACTAGGATCCTTGGCATCAGTAATAACGCGTTTTTTTAA
- a CDS encoding NADH-quinone oxidoreductase subunit D, producing MAEWTEVNFGPQHPSMHGVLRLRVKLDGEVVKEVEPIIGYLHRNAEKIGELQFYCDNMIYFDRMDYVAAMNMEVGYLEAAEKLLDIEVPERAQWIRVMMAELNRIASHLVWLGAFGLDLGMLTPFFYCFKEREKILKIFTEVSGSRQQLNYMSIGGVYQDVTDEALDHIRTFIKEFPKELNKIENLFVKNDIFISRTKGIGVLSKEMAIDYGVTGPMLRASGVEYDVRKAQPYLVYDKVNFDIPVSFKGDNLARFLVRVEEMRQSIKIIDQTVQKLPSGPYFNQKAKKPLMIRLRGQGEVYARTESPKGEFGVYLIGDGSLRPYRVRVRSPTFKNLSVLPALAKDQLIADLISIGGSIDLVFGEVDR from the coding sequence ATGGCTGAGTGGACTGAGGTTAACTTTGGCCCTCAGCACCCTTCAATGCATGGTGTGCTCAGATTGAGGGTTAAGCTCGATGGAGAGGTAGTGAAAGAAGTTGAACCAATCATAGGCTATCTCCACAGAAATGCAGAAAAGATAGGGGAACTTCAGTTTTATTGCGATAATATGATATATTTCGACAGGATGGATTATGTCGCAGCGATGAACATGGAGGTAGGCTATCTTGAAGCAGCCGAAAAGCTCTTGGATATAGAGGTTCCCGAGAGAGCTCAGTGGATCCGCGTCATGATGGCAGAGCTCAACAGGATTGCAAGCCATCTAGTGTGGCTGGGTGCTTTTGGTCTCGATCTTGGAATGCTCACTCCATTCTTCTACTGCTTTAAGGAGAGGGAAAAGATCCTTAAGATATTCACCGAAGTTTCAGGATCGAGGCAGCAGCTCAATTATATGAGTATAGGTGGCGTATATCAGGATGTAACTGATGAAGCGCTCGATCACATAAGGACTTTTATAAAGGAATTTCCGAAGGAGCTGAACAAGATAGAGAATCTTTTTGTGAAGAACGATATTTTCATATCGAGGACCAAGGGCATAGGTGTGTTGAGCAAGGAGATGGCAATCGATTATGGTGTAACAGGACCAATGCTTAGGGCCTCCGGAGTGGAATACGATGTAAGGAAGGCTCAGCCATATCTTGTATACGATAAGGTAAATTTCGATATTCCTGTATCATTCAAGGGAGACAACCTTGCAAGATTCCTTGTCAGGGTTGAGGAGATGAGACAGTCTATCAAGATAATCGATCAGACAGTCCAGAAGCTTCCTTCTGGCCCATACTTCAATCAGAAGGCCAAAAAGCCGCTCATGATAAGGCTCCGTGGTCAGGGAGAGGTGTACGCTAGGACCGAATCTCCGAAGGGTGAATTTGGAGTATATCTGATAGGTGATGGTTCTCTCAGACCATATCGTGTGAGGGTAAGGAGCCCAACATTCAAAAATCTATCAGTTTTGCCGGCTCTGGCAAAGGATCAGCTGATAGCTGATCTAATTTCCATAGGCGGCTCAATCGATCTTGTTTTTGGTGAGGTGGACAGATGA
- a CDS encoding acyl-CoA dehydrogenase: MANFGMAQEEELVLSFVRKFAEDELKPLAREIDEKMQVPQKIIDRMKELGLFATYIPKEYGGYGMSFPFLVRAIEEISKACPSTALVLDGALTLFAEPLIMFGSEDLKKRYLPKVAAGSVGGLAITEPGAGSDAAGISSTAVRKGDKYIVNGDKIFISNGRISDFFVFDAVTDPGKRHKGITAFVADRDTPGLKISRDIHKMGIRGSSTVELVFEDMEIPAENVVGNVNEGFKVIMETLDAGRIGIAAQALGIAENALAEAIDYVKQRKQFGTEIANFEGIQFMIADLATEIEAARYLTYVAAEKWQNKENTIEISAMAKMKASDVAMRVTTDALQMFGGYGYTTDLDAERHMRDAKITQIYEGTNQIQRIVIAKEILKKTRYY, encoded by the coding sequence ATGGCAAATTTCGGAATGGCTCAGGAAGAGGAGTTGGTACTTTCATTTGTGCGAAAATTTGCAGAGGATGAACTTAAGCCGCTTGCAAGGGAAATTGATGAGAAAATGCAGGTTCCCCAGAAAATAATAGACAGGATGAAGGAGCTTGGCCTTTTTGCAACCTACATCCCCAAGGAATATGGCGGTTATGGTATGAGTTTTCCATTCCTTGTGAGAGCTATAGAGGAGATATCCAAGGCATGCCCCAGTACCGCGCTAGTCCTAGATGGGGCTCTCACCCTCTTTGCAGAGCCGCTAATAATGTTCGGATCGGAGGACCTGAAGAAGAGATACTTGCCGAAAGTAGCGGCTGGATCCGTTGGCGGTCTAGCTATAACTGAGCCTGGAGCAGGTAGTGACGCGGCCGGTATATCCAGTACCGCTGTCAGAAAGGGCGATAAATATATTGTAAATGGTGATAAAATATTCATATCAAACGGAAGGATTTCAGATTTCTTCGTTTTTGATGCGGTTACTGATCCAGGAAAGAGGCATAAGGGCATAACAGCGTTTGTTGCCGATCGAGATACTCCCGGATTGAAGATAAGCAGAGATATACACAAGATGGGCATAAGGGGTTCCAGCACGGTTGAACTTGTATTCGAAGATATGGAGATACCCGCAGAAAACGTTGTTGGAAATGTGAACGAGGGATTCAAGGTCATCATGGAAACTCTTGATGCTGGCAGAATTGGTATAGCTGCACAGGCACTTGGAATAGCAGAGAACGCTCTGGCTGAAGCGATAGATTATGTAAAGCAGAGAAAGCAGTTTGGTACTGAGATAGCGAATTTTGAGGGGATACAGTTCATGATAGCAGACCTTGCCACCGAGATAGAAGCCGCACGATACCTCACATACGTTGCTGCAGAGAAATGGCAGAACAAGGAAAACACCATAGAGATATCTGCAATGGCTAAAATGAAGGCAAGCGATGTGGCCATGCGCGTAACGACGGATGCTCTCCAGATGTTCGGTGGCTATGGATATACCACAGACCTCGATGCTGAAAGACATATGCGGGATGCAAAGATAACACAGATATACGAAGGGACGAATCAGATTCAAAGGATAGTGATAGCAAAAGAGATCCTTAAAAAAACGCGTTATTACTGA
- the gatD gene encoding Glu-tRNA(Gln) amidotransferase subunit GatD yields MERVVLRYKNSIISGLVINELNDLVTIKSSNGYNLTFDRSEIEFLERKNVEYQNQRKMEEIEKGSGSKKISVLATGGTIASRVDYETGAVSPVSDPELIFGGSDILSKFTISVKPIMNQFSENLRPSDWITIGERVAEESRKADGIVVAHGTDTMSYTASALAFMFEESRTPIIFVGSQRSSDRPSSDSRENIEAAINFASTDFGEVGISMHRYTSDGMVSLIRSVRSRKMHTSRRDAFESIGIPPVGLYDGSIRFLGDYRHVSDNIKFRSTMDDKVALIYFHPALSADDLENMIEGKHAAVIMGTGLGHIARDLIPVLKRFVSNGSYIIMTSQCIYGSTNLNVYSTGRELLSAGVIEAGDMVPEVAYVKTMYLLGQYPHEDFVNLFRKNMRGEILERDQPFESLKLVG; encoded by the coding sequence ATGGAGAGAGTTGTTCTTCGCTACAAGAATTCAATCATTTCAGGTCTGGTTATAAATGAGCTAAACGATCTAGTGACAATAAAATCATCGAATGGATACAATCTCACGTTTGACAGGTCCGAGATTGAATTTCTTGAGAGAAAAAATGTTGAGTATCAGAATCAAAGAAAGATGGAGGAGATAGAGAAGGGATCAGGCAGCAAGAAAATATCAGTTCTTGCCACTGGGGGTACCATAGCAAGCAGGGTGGATTACGAGACAGGTGCGGTGAGCCCGGTCTCAGATCCAGAATTGATATTCGGAGGTTCTGACATTCTCTCCAAGTTCACAATATCTGTGAAACCCATAATGAATCAGTTCAGTGAGAATCTTAGGCCTTCTGACTGGATAACCATTGGCGAACGTGTTGCAGAGGAATCCAGAAAAGCCGATGGTATAGTTGTGGCGCATGGAACCGACACCATGAGTTACACGGCATCGGCGCTCGCATTCATGTTTGAGGAAAGTCGAACTCCGATAATATTCGTTGGTTCCCAGAGAAGCTCCGATAGACCAAGCTCTGACTCACGGGAAAATATAGAAGCAGCTATAAATTTTGCATCAACCGATTTCGGAGAAGTGGGGATATCTATGCACAGATACACCTCAGATGGCATGGTCTCCCTGATAAGGTCTGTGAGATCAAGGAAGATGCACACATCGAGGAGAGACGCTTTTGAGAGCATAGGAATACCACCGGTTGGTTTGTACGATGGATCTATAAGATTTCTTGGAGACTACCGGCACGTGTCAGATAATATTAAATTCAGATCAACCATGGATGACAAGGTGGCGTTGATATATTTCCATCCAGCGCTATCTGCAGATGACTTAGAGAATATGATCGAGGGAAAGCATGCTGCAGTGATAATGGGCACAGGCCTGGGTCATATTGCAAGGGATCTCATACCGGTTCTGAAAAGATTTGTATCGAATGGATCATATATAATCATGACATCCCAATGCATATATGGATCAACGAATTTGAATGTATATTCAACAGGAAGGGAATTACTATCCGCTGGCGTGATCGAGGCGGGAGACATGGTACCCGAGGTTGCCTATGTAAAAACGATGTATCTTCTTGGCCAGTATCCTCATGAGGACTTCGTGAATCTGTTCAGGAAGAATATGAGAGGCGAGATCCTTGAGAGGGACCAGCCATTTGAATCACTAAAGCTGGTGGGGTGA
- a CDS encoding NADH-quinone oxidoreductase subunit C has product MVDILAEEKTKDGRKVIRVAKENLIELMKELKSQGYNLSLTTAVDYIDRIEVVYHVYNMQKNEYIIVKTETRDNHVPSLTSLWNAANWDEREEYDLVGVIFDGHPNLKRLFLPEGWVGHPLRKNYDLSKAQYVNMDEEGNDYVTFDPEGGW; this is encoded by the coding sequence ATGGTGGACATTCTAGCGGAGGAAAAGACGAAAGATGGCAGAAAGGTGATCAGGGTAGCAAAGGAAAACCTTATCGAACTCATGAAGGAACTCAAGTCGCAGGGATACAACCTTTCGCTTACCACAGCGGTGGACTACATCGATCGCATTGAGGTTGTATATCATGTCTATAATATGCAGAAGAATGAATACATCATAGTGAAGACTGAAACCAGAGATAACCATGTTCCAAGTCTCACTTCTCTCTGGAATGCGGCCAACTGGGATGAGAGGGAAGAATACGATCTGGTCGGCGTGATATTTGACGGCCATCCTAACCTGAAGAGGCTCTTCCTCCCAGAGGGCTGGGTTGGTCATCCTCTGAGGAAGAACTACGACCTGAGCAAAGCTCAGTATGTTAATATGGATGAAGAAGGCAATGACTACGTTACATTTGATCCGGAGGGTGGTTGGTGA
- a CDS encoding NADH-quinone oxidoreductase subunit B has protein sequence MVEIKTGEVGVVTTTLDQALEWARSNSLWPLTFGLACCAIEMMAIQASDMDISRFGSEIFRNSPRQSDLMIVSGTVTKKMAPRVRRIYDEMPYPKYVIAQGVCVIQGGPYNQGYSVVLGVDRVVPVDVYIPGCPPTPEALTNGIILLQKKIRGEADR, from the coding sequence GTGGTTGAAATAAAGACTGGAGAGGTTGGCGTGGTCACTACCACGCTTGATCAGGCACTTGAATGGGCCAGAAGCAACTCGCTGTGGCCACTCACCTTCGGATTGGCCTGCTGCGCCATAGAGATGATGGCGATACAGGCTTCAGATATGGATATATCTAGGTTCGGCAGTGAGATCTTCAGAAATTCTCCCAGACAATCGGATCTTATGATCGTTTCCGGTACTGTTACGAAGAAGATGGCGCCGAGGGTTAGAAGGATATACGATGAGATGCCGTACCCTAAATACGTGATTGCACAGGGCGTTTGCGTAATACAGGGCGGCCCATATAATCAGGGTTATTCTGTTGTTCTCGGTGTGGATCGCGTTGTTCCGGTTGATGTTTATATACCTGGATGTCCGCCCACGCCGGAAGCGCTAACCAATGGAATCATCCTGTTGCAGAAGAAGATAAGGGGGGAGGCTGATAGATAA
- the gatE gene encoding Glu-tRNA(Gln) amidotransferase subunit GatE: MEIKIGLEVHFQLNTGKLFCRCPVESSKSDLFRFSRRLHISASELGNIDAAASYESMRSRVFEYIATDNSCLVEMDEEPPKRPDPKAIATAISVSRALKCDILDHIIYMRKIVIDGSNTTGFQRTAIIGINGHVDTSRGSVRISTVCLEEDAARKIEENGGKVVYSLDRLGIPLIEISTEPDIIDEEHAVEVARTIGYMVISTGNARRTVDAVRQDVNFSMGYGRVEIKGVSKLAQIKDVIEYEKERQENLRVAVDIIKSRGGIDRSTFRLVDVSDRFKNTKSKIIRSGLEKGRIYGSLLRNMAGTLKNGKLRMGKEIADLVKSYGIKGVIHSDELPGYGLSEEEIEDIYSFFGKREEDAVILIAMDPSRVNVIESAVFNRIEKILSMDLSETRGPSSEGTVFLRPMPGKDRMYPETDVPLISVDDDLMALAESIKSRTYNEVVQDLVVKYAISRQNAEYIASEMLVYTFEKMADLVDAREAARLITQIIPDLERKYKRTLDQDVILDLCRRSSELHFDRYQLEKAFEIAYETGDVESALRDPRIQELTKEDLRNMIEEILRDRGDVSQGSVIALIKDRTERVFDPRVAIECFLEIKNKK; the protein is encoded by the coding sequence ATGGAGATCAAGATAGGTCTTGAGGTTCATTTTCAATTGAACACGGGGAAACTTTTCTGCAGATGCCCTGTTGAATCATCAAAGTCGGATCTATTCAGATTCAGCAGGAGATTGCATATATCGGCTAGCGAACTTGGAAACATAGACGCAGCGGCATCGTATGAGAGCATGCGTTCAAGAGTTTTTGAATATATAGCTACAGATAATTCATGCTTGGTGGAGATGGATGAAGAGCCTCCAAAAAGGCCAGATCCCAAAGCAATAGCCACAGCCATTTCAGTCAGCAGGGCCCTGAAGTGCGATATTCTGGATCATATAATATACATGAGGAAGATAGTGATAGATGGATCGAATACCACGGGTTTTCAGAGGACAGCCATAATAGGGATAAATGGTCATGTCGATACAAGCAGGGGGTCAGTCAGGATTTCTACGGTCTGTCTGGAGGAAGATGCTGCCAGGAAAATTGAGGAGAACGGAGGTAAGGTGGTGTACTCGCTTGACAGGCTTGGTATACCGTTGATTGAAATATCAACAGAACCGGATATAATAGATGAGGAGCATGCGGTTGAAGTGGCGCGCACCATAGGATACATGGTCATCTCAACTGGAAATGCGCGGAGAACGGTAGACGCCGTCAGGCAGGATGTCAATTTTTCAATGGGATATGGCAGGGTTGAAATCAAGGGAGTTTCGAAGCTTGCTCAGATCAAGGACGTTATAGAATATGAAAAAGAGAGGCAGGAGAATCTACGAGTTGCCGTAGATATAATAAAATCAAGAGGCGGAATCGACAGATCAACTTTCAGGCTTGTGGATGTATCAGATCGCTTCAAAAACACGAAATCCAAGATCATCAGAAGCGGGCTGGAGAAGGGCAGAATTTATGGATCGCTTCTGAGAAATATGGCTGGAACCCTTAAAAACGGTAAATTGAGGATGGGAAAGGAGATAGCGGATCTAGTGAAATCCTATGGTATCAAGGGTGTGATACACTCCGATGAACTGCCAGGATACGGTCTGAGCGAGGAAGAGATAGAGGACATATACTCTTTCTTCGGCAAGAGGGAGGAGGATGCAGTGATTTTGATAGCCATGGATCCATCGCGTGTAAACGTCATAGAATCAGCAGTGTTTAATAGGATTGAAAAGATTCTGAGCATGGACCTGTCTGAAACTAGGGGGCCATCCAGCGAAGGCACCGTATTTCTAAGGCCTATGCCTGGAAAAGATCGGATGTATCCAGAGACCGATGTACCATTGATTTCAGTTGACGATGATCTGATGGCTCTTGCTGAATCCATAAAATCCAGAACGTACAATGAAGTTGTGCAGGATCTTGTGGTGAAATACGCAATATCGCGGCAGAACGCTGAATATATAGCGTCTGAAATGCTTGTATATACCTTTGAAAAAATGGCAGATCTTGTGGATGCTAGAGAGGCCGCAAGATTGATAACGCAGATCATACCTGACCTTGAAAGGAAGTATAAGAGGACGCTGGATCAGGACGTGATCTTGGATCTGTGCAGGAGATCAAGTGAACTGCATTTTGACAGATATCAGCTGGAAAAGGCCTTCGAAATAGCTTATGAGACCGGGGATGTTGAGTCAGCATTACGTGATCCTAGGATACAAGAACTCACGAAGGAAGATCTGAGAAACATGATCGAAGAAATTTTAAGAGATCGCGGCGACGTGAGTCAGGGTTCAGTGATTGCACTGATTAAGGATCGTACTGAGAGAGTATTCGATCCCAGAGTAGCGATCGAATGCTTCCTTGAAATAAAAAATAAAAAATGA
- the ndhC gene encoding NADH-quinone oxidoreductase subunit A yields MLDGYIPLLIIIVVIPLALIFGFKILPALGANRYGDNTIKLDPETILKKAAYEDAPPGVDQKYLEPYESGEVAREIWGKPSINQYYVVVLLFIVFDIDMLLLFPWAVDFKQLGLIKFIETLIFLAMPLFGVYYAFKHGYMRWLK; encoded by the coding sequence ATGTTAGATGGGTATATCCCTCTGCTCATAATCATCGTCGTTATACCTCTGGCATTGATATTCGGCTTTAAAATTCTGCCCGCCCTTGGTGCCAACAGGTATGGAGATAACACGATTAAGCTAGATCCAGAAACCATATTGAAAAAGGCAGCATATGAGGATGCTCCACCTGGCGTTGACCAGAAATATCTTGAACCCTATGAAAGCGGAGAGGTGGCAAGGGAGATATGGGGAAAACCATCAATAAATCAGTATTATGTCGTTGTTCTTCTCTTCATTGTTTTTGATATTGATATGCTCCTTCTGTTTCCATGGGCTGTGGATTTCAAACAGCTTGGCCTTATAAAGTTTATCGAAACTCTGATATTTCTGGCCATGCCGCTATTCGGGGTTTATTATGCCTTTAAACACGGTTACATGAGGTGGTTGAAATAA
- the priS gene encoding DNA primase small subunit PriS: MVSQKLIDLFRKYYAENTIDPPELISKREVGYMTFTGEVIRHLRVNNKFELNLLLREADPMHVYSSAAYYKKPDERKMPEKEWEGADLIFDLDSDHLPGAEKLSQTQMLEKIRDQTDRLVSEFLIDNFGFPRSSIRVYFSGNRGYHVHVSSDKVYRLTSDARREITDYITGNSLDESAMRKSMELLRIVEGGWPSVIASKIREMNASSSITDAILKRAIKKAREDHAVLIDSPVTYDIHRIIRMPNTLHGKSGLVVKEIPLEHISDFDPLNECIPEQFMDGEYDIVLPEKIRPVEIGGIESPRIPGRHRVRTFMAVYLVASGRAIFP, encoded by the coding sequence TTGGTTTCGCAGAAACTCATTGATCTGTTTAGAAAATATTACGCGGAGAACACTATAGATCCTCCAGAGTTGATAAGCAAACGTGAAGTCGGATATATGACATTCACCGGTGAGGTGATAAGACACCTCAGGGTGAACAACAAATTCGAACTGAACCTTTTGCTGAGAGAAGCAGACCCCATGCACGTTTATAGCTCGGCGGCCTATTATAAGAAACCTGACGAGAGGAAGATGCCAGAGAAGGAATGGGAAGGTGCAGATCTGATCTTCGATCTGGATTCGGATCATCTTCCGGGAGCCGAGAAGCTTTCTCAGACGCAGATGCTGGAAAAGATAAGGGATCAGACGGATAGGCTGGTATCAGAATTTTTAATAGATAACTTTGGCTTTCCAAGATCCTCAATAAGAGTTTATTTCTCCGGCAACAGGGGCTATCATGTGCATGTCTCAAGCGATAAGGTTTACAGACTCACGTCAGATGCTAGGCGAGAGATAACCGATTACATAACTGGGAACAGTCTGGACGAATCGGCCATGAGAAAGTCCATGGAGCTACTCAGGATAGTCGAGGGTGGATGGCCATCAGTGATAGCCAGCAAGATCAGAGAGATGAATGCAAGCAGTTCTATAACAGATGCGATCCTGAAGAGGGCCATTAAGAAGGCCAGAGAGGATCATGCCGTACTCATCGATTCACCGGTCACCTACGATATACACAGGATAATAAGAATGCCCAATACCTTGCACGGTAAGAGTGGTCTCGTAGTCAAGGAGATACCGCTAGAACATATCAGCGACTTCGACCCATTGAATGAATGCATACCGGAACAGTTTATGGATGGAGAATATGACATAGTTCTGCCTGAAAAGATAAGGCCAGTGGAGATCGGCGGAATTGAATCTCCAAGAATCCCTGGCAGACACAGGGTAAGGACTTTTATGGCTGTGTACCTCGTCGCGTCCGGACGGGCCATTTTCCCATAA